One genomic segment of Flagellimonas marinaquae includes these proteins:
- a CDS encoding prolyl oligopeptidase family serine peptidase — MLLLLMQGCAAQSHLIQDELDAVTVENLQYYLYYPEDYFDSDKEFPLLLFLHGGGESGRDIGEIKKNGPPKMLAEGKQFPFLVLAPQNPHIKKWWNTQAVVQLMDSVASNNRVDKKRIYLTGLSRGGSAAWEMATQYPEKFAAMAVVCGMAPVPYAHWIDRDLPIWVFHGEEDKVIGVEESDRMVEKLRNMGQDIRYTRYKGVGHNAWSRAYTTDSLYTWFTKQKRIN, encoded by the coding sequence ATGTTACTGCTCTTAATGCAAGGGTGCGCAGCACAATCGCATTTAATTCAGGACGAACTGGACGCCGTTACTGTAGAAAACCTACAATACTATTTATACTACCCAGAGGACTATTTTGATTCCGATAAGGAGTTCCCTCTACTACTTTTTTTACATGGCGGAGGAGAATCGGGAAGGGATATAGGTGAGATCAAGAAAAACGGACCCCCAAAAATGTTGGCGGAGGGCAAGCAATTTCCATTTTTGGTCTTGGCCCCGCAAAACCCGCACATTAAAAAATGGTGGAATACCCAAGCCGTGGTCCAACTTATGGATTCTGTGGCAAGTAACAATAGAGTGGACAAAAAACGGATCTACCTAACCGGTCTGAGCCGTGGAGGAAGTGCAGCTTGGGAAATGGCCACACAATATCCGGAAAAGTTCGCGGCCATGGCGGTAGTTTGTGGCATGGCGCCCGTACCTTATGCACATTGGATAGATAGAGATTTGCCTATTTGGGTTTTCCATGGAGAGGAGGATAAGGTAATTGGGGTCGAGGAATCTGACAGGATGGTGGAAAAATTGAGAAACATGGGGCAAGATATACGGTATACCCGTTACAAAGGAGTAGGACACAATGCATGGAGCAGGGCCTACACTACGGATTCTTTATACACTTGGTTCACCAAACAAAAACGGATAAATTGA
- a CDS encoding M15 family metallopeptidase — MKYSWIFMGVLILGACKQQPNVSKNDSTRSDAEIVMDTIPKDTIVEQKKTTLKTFEGIADTTFVRLADFSEDFAYDMRYATENNFLKAKVYDCPECYTRAKTAKALIRANKDFMEKGVKIKFFDCYRPNSVQYKMWEIVPNPQYVANPDKGSIHNKGGAVDITLVDMEGKELDMGTDFDYFGKKAYHDNMDLPQEILDNRKLLKETMEAHGFWSIRTEWWHYNLSAASNDKVANFKWECPD; from the coding sequence ATGAAGTACTCCTGGATTTTTATGGGTGTTTTGATTCTTGGGGCCTGCAAGCAGCAACCCAATGTGTCCAAAAACGATTCAACCCGATCGGATGCAGAGATTGTAATGGATACAATTCCAAAAGACACCATTGTAGAGCAGAAAAAAACCACCTTAAAAACATTTGAAGGGATAGCGGATACCACCTTTGTACGACTTGCCGATTTTAGTGAGGATTTTGCATACGACATGCGCTATGCCACAGAGAACAATTTTTTAAAAGCAAAAGTGTACGATTGCCCTGAGTGCTATACCCGTGCAAAAACGGCAAAGGCTCTGATCAGAGCCAATAAAGATTTTATGGAGAAGGGGGTAAAGATCAAGTTTTTTGATTGTTATCGTCCCAATTCCGTGCAATACAAAATGTGGGAGATTGTTCCCAACCCTCAATACGTTGCCAACCCCGATAAGGGATCTATCCATAACAAGGGAGGTGCCGTGGACATCACACTGGTGGACATGGAGGGTAAGGAGCTAGATATGGGCACCGACTTTGATTACTTTGGAAAAAAGGCCTATCACGATAATATGGATTTGCCACAAGAAATTCTCGACAACCGTAAATTATTGAAAGAGACCATGGAGGCTCATGGGTTCTGGTCCATTAGGACAGAGTGGTGGCACTATAATCTATCGGCGGCATCTAACGATAAGGTGGCCAATTTTAAATGGGAATGCCCAGATTAG
- a CDS encoding THUMP-like domain-containing protein: protein MSVLLSKPIFEGIGQKELAEQIEAKKKCREKLPTWFNAPNIYYPNKLNIEQTSSELTAEYKSQLVHGKSLIDLTGGMGVDSYYFARKVLKVFHCEINLGLSTIASHNFKILGQKNITCIPEDGIDFLMRSDHNFDWAYIDPSRRSDKKGKVFLLEDCLPNVPGHLASIFKKTSNILLKTSPLLDIKMGVQALGFVKDIFVVAVQNDVKELLFVLEKGYSGPIQITAANIKPNKIDEFTFSLESEPLTNCNYALPSIYLYEPNAAILKSGGFRSVAQAHGVHKLHVNSHLYSSENLVEFPGRRFKIQQVLPYSKKTLKTLSFSKANITIRNFPISVAEIRKKHKIKEGGDHYLFFTQDLEENLIVLVCSKI from the coding sequence ATGTCAGTTTTACTATCAAAACCTATTTTTGAAGGTATTGGACAAAAAGAATTGGCAGAGCAGATCGAAGCCAAAAAGAAATGTAGGGAAAAGCTGCCCACTTGGTTTAATGCACCAAATATTTATTACCCGAACAAACTTAATATTGAACAGACCAGTTCGGAACTTACTGCAGAATACAAGTCGCAATTGGTCCATGGAAAATCTTTGATCGACCTTACGGGAGGTATGGGGGTCGACAGTTACTATTTTGCGCGAAAGGTCCTTAAGGTTTTTCATTGTGAAATAAATTTGGGATTGAGCACCATTGCTTCACATAATTTTAAAATATTAGGGCAAAAAAATATTACTTGTATTCCCGAAGATGGGATCGATTTTTTAATGCGTTCCGATCATAATTTTGATTGGGCCTATATTGACCCTTCCCGAAGAAGTGATAAAAAAGGAAAGGTATTTTTACTTGAGGATTGCCTGCCAAATGTACCGGGCCATCTAGCTTCGATTTTTAAAAAAACGTCGAACATCCTTTTGAAGACTTCTCCCCTTTTGGATATAAAAATGGGAGTCCAAGCTTTGGGTTTTGTAAAGGATATCTTTGTTGTGGCCGTGCAAAACGATGTCAAAGAATTATTATTTGTTCTGGAAAAAGGATATTCGGGACCTATTCAAATTACTGCCGCGAATATAAAGCCCAACAAAATAGACGAGTTTACATTTTCTTTGGAATCGGAACCACTGACCAATTGCAATTATGCCTTGCCATCCATCTATTTGTACGAACCAAATGCAGCCATTTTAAAGTCAGGTGGGTTTAGGTCGGTAGCCCAAGCGCATGGTGTACATAAACTGCACGTGAACTCCCATTTATACAGCTCGGAAAACCTAGTGGAATTTCCCGGCAGACGGTTTAAGATCCAACAAGTATTGCCCTATTCCAAAAAAACATTGAAAACGCTTTCCTTCTCAAAGGCCAATATTACCATCCGAAACTTCCCCATTTCGGTAGCGGAAATCCGTAAAAAACACAAAATTAAAGAGGGTGGTGACCATTACCTTTTCTTTACCCAAGATCTGGAGGAAAATTTAATCGTTCTGGTCTGTTCCAAAATCTAA
- a CDS encoding AI-2E family transporter, whose product MNAKIIANGILRAVAILVGIALICWFFFKIQSVLAYLAMAAVLALLGRPIVMFLRKKLRFPNTLAVVATMVFMISIFLGILALFIPLISEQSKNLSLLDIEALKGNLNTLYLQTLDYFGASTGSFNNLLDESHIEENVLKELDLGFIPNFLNSFVNLLSNFSIGLFSVLFISFFFLKDSKLMQNGILTFVPDNKESNLIKSIDKINNLLSRYFAGILLQLFILFVIYTIALLIVGVENAIVIAFLCSLFNIIPYIGPIIGGAVMITLTMTSFIDADFSTVILPKALYVLLGLTIGQLIDNFFSQPFIFSTSVKSHPLEIFLIIIIAGLLFGVVGMVIAVPGYTAIKVILKEFLAEYSIVKKLTKNL is encoded by the coding sequence ATGAATGCTAAGATAATTGCCAACGGAATACTCAGGGCCGTAGCCATATTGGTCGGAATTGCACTTATTTGCTGGTTTTTCTTTAAAATACAATCCGTTTTGGCCTATTTGGCCATGGCTGCGGTGTTGGCCTTGCTGGGAAGGCCCATTGTTATGTTTTTAAGGAAAAAACTAAGGTTTCCCAACACCTTGGCCGTAGTGGCGACAATGGTGTTTATGATTTCTATTTTTTTGGGCATATTGGCACTCTTTATACCACTGATTTCCGAACAGAGCAAGAACTTATCGCTTTTGGACATTGAAGCGCTTAAAGGCAACCTAAATACACTTTATCTGCAGACGCTGGATTATTTTGGTGCCTCCACAGGTAGTTTTAATAATCTTTTGGATGAATCCCATATCGAAGAAAATGTTTTAAAAGAATTAGATCTCGGCTTTATCCCAAATTTTCTCAACTCCTTTGTAAATCTATTGAGCAATTTTAGTATCGGTTTGTTTTCTGTCCTCTTTATTTCGTTCTTTTTTTTAAAGGACAGTAAATTGATGCAAAATGGAATATTGACTTTTGTTCCGGATAACAAAGAAAGTAACTTGATAAAATCCATAGACAAGATCAACAATTTACTTTCCAGATATTTCGCAGGAATACTTTTACAGTTATTTATCCTCTTTGTAATTTACACGATTGCGCTGTTGATCGTTGGTGTCGAAAACGCCATTGTTATAGCATTTTTGTGTTCGCTGTTCAACATTATACCATACATAGGGCCCATTATTGGGGGAGCTGTTATGATCACCCTTACCATGACCAGTTTTATCGATGCCGATTTTAGTACAGTTATCTTACCAAAAGCACTCTATGTTTTACTTGGATTGACCATAGGTCAGCTCATCGACAATTTCTTTTCACAGCCCTTTATTTTTTCCACAAGCGTAAAGTCGCACCCTCTGGAAATTTTCCTCATTATTATAATAGCCGGTCTTCTATTTGGTGTGGTCGGCATGGTAATCGCCGTACCGGGGTACACCGCGATAAAGGTGATTTTAAAGGAGTTTTTAGCTGAATATTCCATAGTGAAGAAGTTGACTAAAAATTTATAG
- a CDS encoding DUF4159 domain-containing protein — MITMASAQEIAILKYGGGGDWYSNPTAVPNLIEFCNTNIGTTIKPEPETVEVGSISLFKFPFLHMTGHGNVYFSDEEAENLRTYLLSGGFLHIDDNYGMEPYLKRELAKVFPDMPLEELGVDHPIFSQKFQFPNGLPKIHEHDGKRPQAFGIFDEGRLVLLYTFECDLGDGWEDPSVHNDPEEVRIKALQMGANIIEYAFKS; from the coding sequence ATGATTACCATGGCATCCGCACAGGAGATTGCCATTCTTAAATACGGTGGTGGCGGTGATTGGTATTCCAACCCAACCGCTGTTCCCAACCTGATAGAATTCTGCAACACCAATATAGGTACCACAATCAAACCTGAACCGGAAACCGTAGAGGTCGGCAGTATTTCACTATTTAAGTTTCCGTTCCTGCACATGACCGGGCACGGAAATGTCTACTTTTCGGATGAAGAGGCGGAAAACCTAAGAACTTATCTTTTATCCGGTGGATTTTTACATATCGATGACAATTACGGCATGGAACCATATTTAAAAAGGGAATTGGCCAAAGTCTTCCCCGATATGCCCTTGGAGGAGCTGGGCGTGGATCATCCCATATTTTCACAAAAGTTCCAGTTTCCCAACGGATTGCCCAAAATACATGAGCACGATGGAAAAAGACCCCAGGCCTTTGGTATTTTTGACGAGGGGCGACTGGTGCTGTTATACACCTTTGAATGCGATCTTGGAGATGGTTGGGAAGACCCCTCCGTGCACAACGACCCGGAAGAAGTTCGCATAAAGGCCCTCCAAATGGGCGCCAACATAATTGAATACGCTTTTAAAAGTTAA